The proteins below are encoded in one region of Paeniglutamicibacter cryotolerans:
- the gatB gene encoding Asp-tRNA(Asn)/Glu-tRNA(Gln) amidotransferase subunit GatB produces the protein MAAFNDVLVDFDEALDKYDPVLGFEVHVELSTKTKMFSAAPNEFGDTPNTNVTPVCLGLPGVLPVVNKTAVEYAILIGLALNCKIAERCGFARKNYFYPDTPKNFQTSQYDDPIAYDGWLDIELEDGEVFRVEIERAHMEEDAGKLTHMGGATGRIQGADYSLVDYNRSGVPLVEIVTKTIHGAGKRAPELAKAYVAAIREIVKNLGVSEAKMERGNVRCDANVSLMPKGSEKLGTRTETKNVNSLRAVEHAVRFEIERHAGVLDAGDKIVQETRHWHEDTRTTTSGRPKSDADDYRYFPEPDLVPIITTPEWIEELRARLPEPPAARRKRLQGDWGYSDAEFRDVVNAGLMDAIEETIASGATSAVARKWWMGEISRLAKNADLEPTALGVTPATIIELNSLITGKKINDKIARQVLELVVAGEGTPTDIVAARSLAVVNDDSALGAAIDAAMEAMPDVVAKVKAGKLQAIGALMGPVMKATRGQADAGRVRELVLEKLGIEG, from the coding sequence ATGGCAGCTTTCAACGACGTGCTCGTGGACTTCGACGAGGCACTGGATAAGTACGACCCGGTCCTGGGCTTCGAGGTCCACGTCGAACTGAGCACCAAGACCAAAATGTTCTCGGCTGCCCCGAACGAATTCGGCGACACCCCGAACACCAACGTCACCCCGGTCTGCCTGGGCCTGCCCGGGGTGCTGCCGGTGGTCAACAAGACGGCGGTGGAATACGCGATCCTGATCGGTCTGGCGCTGAACTGCAAGATCGCCGAGAGGTGCGGCTTCGCCCGGAAGAACTACTTCTACCCGGATACCCCGAAGAACTTCCAGACCTCCCAGTACGACGATCCGATTGCCTATGACGGCTGGTTGGACATCGAGCTGGAGGACGGCGAGGTCTTCCGCGTGGAGATCGAACGCGCCCACATGGAAGAGGACGCCGGGAAGCTCACCCACATGGGTGGGGCAACCGGCCGCATCCAGGGTGCCGACTACTCCCTGGTCGACTACAACCGCTCCGGCGTCCCGCTGGTGGAAATCGTCACCAAGACCATCCACGGTGCGGGCAAGCGCGCGCCGGAACTGGCCAAGGCGTACGTGGCAGCAATCCGCGAAATCGTGAAGAACCTCGGCGTTTCCGAGGCGAAGATGGAACGCGGCAACGTCCGTTGCGACGCCAACGTCTCGCTGATGCCCAAGGGCTCAGAGAAGCTGGGCACCCGCACCGAGACGAAGAACGTGAACTCGCTGCGCGCCGTCGAGCACGCCGTGCGTTTCGAGATCGAGCGCCACGCCGGTGTGCTGGACGCGGGTGACAAGATCGTCCAGGAAACCCGCCACTGGCACGAAGACACCCGTACGACTACCTCGGGCCGGCCGAAGTCCGACGCGGATGACTACCGCTACTTCCCGGAGCCGGACCTGGTCCCGATCATCACCACCCCGGAATGGATCGAGGAGCTGCGTGCGCGGCTGCCCGAGCCACCGGCAGCGCGCCGCAAGCGCCTGCAGGGGGACTGGGGCTACTCGGACGCCGAGTTCCGCGACGTGGTCAACGCGGGACTGATGGATGCCATCGAGGAAACTATCGCCTCCGGTGCCACTTCCGCGGTCGCCCGCAAGTGGTGGATGGGCGAAATCTCCCGCCTGGCCAAGAACGCCGACCTCGAGCCGACGGCTCTGGGCGTCACCCCGGCGACGATCATCGAGCTGAACTCGCTGATCACCGGTAAGAAGATCAATGACAAGATCGCCCGCCAGGTGCTCGAGTTGGTAGTGGCCGGCGAGGGCACTCCGACCGATATCGTCGCAGCCCGCTCGCTGGCGGTCGTTAACGACGACTCGGCGCTCGGGGCCGCGATCGACGCCGCCATGGAGGCCATGCCCGATGTGGTTGCCAAGGTCAAGGCCGGCAAGCTGCAGGCCATTGGAGCCCTCATGGGCCCGGTCATGAAGGCTACCCGCGGCCAGGCCGACGCCGGTCGCGTGCGTGAGCTGGTGCTGGAAAAGCTGGGCATCGAGGGCTGA
- a CDS encoding LysR family transcriptional regulator produces MEVHQLQILRELGDLGSVTAVAESLYVTPSAVSQQLAQLQRGIDVPLTRKEGRNLVLTEAGRVLATAGASVISAMAQARAAIGAFQHDGAGEVSISGFHSVGQALFAPLLARLSGDGDPRPLFFDEDVAQQDFPALSARYDLVLAHRMDHSPPWPADRVAVIPLAHEPLDIALPAGHRLCARETLTPHDLIDCVWAVSRDGYSPADIVASVAAVNGQPPRIAHRINDYTTVAALVATGNLFGVLPRYTAGALLGPGVVLRPLTGVGHRRRIDVLARPETLRRTSVRRVAAELANTMSDLADRGSG; encoded by the coding sequence ATGGAAGTCCATCAACTACAGATCCTGCGCGAGCTCGGGGACCTGGGCAGCGTCACCGCAGTTGCCGAATCGCTCTACGTCACCCCGTCCGCCGTCTCGCAGCAGCTCGCCCAGCTCCAGCGCGGCATCGACGTTCCGCTCACCCGCAAGGAGGGCCGGAACCTGGTCCTGACCGAGGCCGGCCGGGTCCTGGCCACCGCCGGTGCCTCCGTCATCAGTGCGATGGCCCAGGCCCGTGCGGCCATTGGCGCCTTCCAGCACGACGGCGCCGGGGAGGTCAGCATCTCCGGATTCCACTCGGTAGGCCAGGCCCTCTTCGCCCCGCTGCTGGCCAGGCTGTCCGGGGACGGGGATCCCCGCCCGCTGTTCTTCGACGAGGATGTCGCCCAGCAGGACTTCCCGGCGCTGAGCGCCCGCTACGACCTGGTGCTCGCCCACCGCATGGACCACTCCCCGCCCTGGCCCGCGGACCGCGTGGCCGTGATTCCGCTGGCCCACGAGCCGCTGGACATCGCCCTGCCCGCCGGGCACCGCCTGTGCGCACGCGAAACCCTGACCCCGCACGACCTCATCGACTGCGTCTGGGCGGTCAGCCGCGACGGGTACTCCCCGGCCGACATCGTCGCCTCGGTCGCGGCCGTGAACGGGCAGCCGCCGCGCATCGCCCACCGGATCAACGACTACACGACGGTGGCCGCGCTGGTCGCCACCGGGAACCTCTTCGGCGTACTGCCCCGGTACACGGCGGGGGCGCTGCTGGGCCCCGGGGTTGTGCTGCGGCCCCTGACCGGGGTGGGGCACCGGCGCCGGATCGACGTGTTGGCCCGGCCCGAGACGCTGCGCCGAACCTCGGTCCGGCGGGTGGCCGCCGAGCTGGCCAATACCATGTCCGACCTGGCGGACCGCGGAAGCGGATAG
- the tdh gene encoding L-threonine 3-dehydrogenase — translation MKALYKSGPHAGLELVERPEPATGSREVKIRVMTTGICGTDLHILAYDEAAKAMIKAPMIPGHEFYGEIVEVGAQVHDVKVGDRVSGEGHVVCGMCRNCRAGRRQMCINTVSVGVQRDGAFAEYVVIPEVNVWVHRDESITPALGAIFDPFGNAVHTALSFPLVGEDVLITGAGPIGLMAIAVARHAGARKIAITDISEQRLELARGIGADLAIDVSRTRIRDAQKDLAMVEGFDIGMEMSGHATALPEMIENMNHGGRIAMLGLPTSSIDINWGKVVTHMLTLKGIYGREMFETWYAMSAMLTSNPVLREHVASVVTDLLPASEWEAGFAAAASGHGGKVVLDWTSI, via the coding sequence ATGAAGGCACTGTACAAGTCCGGACCCCATGCCGGACTCGAACTGGTCGAGCGCCCGGAGCCCGCCACCGGCTCCCGCGAGGTCAAGATCCGGGTCATGACCACCGGCATTTGCGGTACCGATCTGCACATCCTGGCCTACGACGAGGCGGCGAAGGCGATGATCAAGGCGCCGATGATTCCCGGGCACGAGTTCTACGGCGAAATCGTCGAGGTCGGTGCCCAGGTGCACGACGTCAAGGTCGGTGACCGGGTCTCCGGCGAGGGCCACGTGGTCTGCGGGATGTGCCGCAACTGCCGGGCCGGACGCCGGCAGATGTGCATCAATACGGTTTCCGTCGGCGTGCAGCGCGATGGCGCCTTCGCCGAATACGTCGTGATTCCCGAGGTCAACGTCTGGGTGCACCGCGACGAATCGATCACCCCCGCCCTGGGTGCCATTTTCGACCCGTTCGGCAATGCAGTACACACGGCGCTGTCCTTCCCGCTGGTCGGCGAGGACGTGCTGATCACCGGTGCCGGTCCGATCGGGCTGATGGCCATCGCCGTGGCCCGGCATGCCGGGGCCCGGAAGATCGCCATCACCGACATTTCCGAACAGCGCCTGGAACTGGCCCGCGGCATCGGCGCCGACCTGGCCATCGACGTGTCCAGGACCCGGATCCGCGACGCCCAGAAGGACCTGGCCATGGTCGAGGGCTTCGACATCGGCATGGAAATGTCCGGCCACGCCACAGCGCTGCCGGAAATGATCGAGAACATGAACCACGGTGGGCGCATCGCCATGCTGGGGCTGCCCACCAGCTCCATCGACATCAACTGGGGCAAGGTCGTCACGCACATGCTTACGCTCAAGGGCATCTACGGCCGCGAGATGTTCGAGACCTGGTACGCGATGAGTGCGATGCTCACCTCCAACCCGGTGCTGCGCGAACACGTCGCCTCGGTGGTCACCGACTTGTTGCCGGCCAGCGAATGGGAAGCCGGGTTCGCCGCCGCAGCCTCCGGGCACGGTGGCAAGGTAGTGCTCGACTGGACCTCGATCTAG
- a CDS encoding maltokinase N-terminal cap-like domain-containing protein, with product MSEIFDTTMNPSKGELIAAWLPLQSWYGGARVPEFDVVGGFRLDDPAGEVGMEFIFITETSTGTPTTYQVPLAYRSAPCPEAVPGLLGTSEHGVLGTRWIYDGEHDPVLMAQVVELLEGRAVAQHQNDSYVLADNITVAPGKAVGATAPVLVRVLEPGTEAAGAGVIASWTRADGSTGRALAIAAG from the coding sequence ATGTCGGAGATTTTCGATACCACCATGAATCCCAGCAAGGGCGAACTGATCGCCGCTTGGCTGCCGCTCCAGTCCTGGTATGGGGGAGCGCGGGTTCCGGAGTTCGATGTTGTGGGTGGATTCAGGCTGGATGACCCGGCCGGAGAGGTCGGCATGGAGTTTATTTTCATCACCGAGACCTCCACCGGAACACCGACCACCTATCAGGTGCCGCTTGCCTATCGGAGTGCTCCCTGCCCGGAAGCGGTGCCCGGCCTGCTGGGCACAAGCGAGCACGGGGTGTTGGGCACGCGCTGGATCTACGATGGCGAGCACGACCCGGTACTCATGGCACAGGTAGTCGAACTGCTCGAAGGTCGGGCAGTGGCCCAGCACCAGAACGACTCGTACGTCCTGGCCGACAACATCACAGTGGCCCCGGGGAAGGCTGTCGGGGCCACTGCCCCGGTGCTGGTGCGGGTCCTTGAACCCGGGACCGAAGCCGCCGGTGCTGGCGTCATAGCGAGCTGGACCCGGGCAGATGGATCCACCGGACGGGCACTGGCCATCGCCGCCGGCTGA
- the gatC gene encoding Asp-tRNA(Asn)/Glu-tRNA(Gln) amidotransferase subunit GatC, which produces MSAISREDVVHLARLAHIEMSDAELDKMTGELGHIVEAIASVSEAAGADVPATSHPIPLTNVFREDVVGPTLTAEQALMNAPDSVDTRFRVPAILDGE; this is translated from the coding sequence ATGTCTGCCATCAGTCGTGAGGACGTCGTGCACTTGGCGCGCCTAGCCCACATTGAGATGAGCGATGCCGAGCTGGACAAGATGACCGGCGAACTCGGCCACATCGTCGAGGCCATCGCATCGGTGAGCGAGGCCGCAGGGGCCGACGTTCCCGCCACCAGCCACCCGATTCCGCTGACCAATGTGTTCCGTGAGGACGTGGTCGGCCCGACGCTGACAGCCGAGCAGGCACTGATGAACGCCCCCGACTCCGTGGACACCCGCTTCCGGGTCCCGGCCATCCTGGACGGTGAGTAA
- a CDS encoding HNH endonuclease signature motif containing protein encodes MHTTDFIAAVTGHRDAPDHRVSPDHELRALAAAQAIVDELTPRIGVNTTSPVHAAFFVHAAEHAQDRAAHAQLIAADLAQRTLAHELPVEALDALLPLSLHPAGYIDGTRPLPADPRSVPTGRPTFKDTAEFLQNTLGIEYFEASARMKTVARLFPQTDANGITRPPQFARLAAELATGNASLKNVGAAAKRLAKLRPHINAQPDPEALSRDLEARVAESVSRDPRGTKELMDELRNTLERRTPVPTQEIVDSRIGLFYRGHRSGTAEFLLRTRAADAELLLSLCAQTDNPRTKAGDRTRLPEQPAALDTLSGQGAGTGTVFPDFLLAPGIDTGQPLHTLEELEALTLHDSPVENTDSYTALNAPGAGVDGLTRPQRHLQGLLNLLRANGRPGSGKKATGLPSPQLLIIAQLEDLEARSTGTGRTAHGQRLTPAELRQELCHAGAIPMIMNGPSRILDLGRSERYFPEYLRQAILARDGGCIVPGCTVPPEHCEIHHLVPWEAGGRTGIRDGTPACSNHHHAFHTGQIRAELNDEGLPAVILPRFMDPDQQPRRNHHGGPPPYLATPALF; translated from the coding sequence ATGCACACCACAGATTTCATTGCCGCGGTCACGGGCCACCGTGACGCCCCGGACCACCGGGTGTCACCGGACCATGAACTGCGCGCCCTGGCCGCCGCCCAGGCCATCGTCGACGAGCTGACCCCACGCATCGGCGTCAACACCACCTCCCCGGTCCACGCCGCGTTCTTCGTCCACGCCGCCGAGCACGCCCAGGACCGTGCCGCCCATGCCCAACTCATCGCAGCGGACCTGGCCCAACGCACCCTGGCCCACGAGCTCCCCGTCGAGGCGCTCGACGCACTGCTGCCACTGTCGCTGCACCCCGCCGGGTACATCGACGGCACCCGGCCCCTGCCCGCGGACCCGCGCAGTGTGCCCACCGGCCGCCCGACGTTCAAGGACACCGCCGAGTTCCTGCAAAACACCCTGGGCATCGAATATTTCGAGGCCAGTGCGCGCATGAAGACTGTCGCCCGCCTCTTCCCGCAGACCGATGCCAACGGCATCACCCGGCCCCCGCAATTCGCCCGGCTGGCCGCCGAACTCGCCACCGGCAACGCCTCCCTCAAGAACGTGGGAGCCGCGGCCAAACGGCTCGCCAAGCTGCGCCCGCACATCAATGCCCAACCCGACCCCGAGGCCCTATCCCGGGATTTGGAAGCCCGGGTCGCCGAATCGGTGAGCCGTGACCCTCGCGGCACGAAGGAGCTGATGGATGAGCTGCGCAACACCCTCGAACGCCGGACGCCGGTCCCGACGCAGGAGATCGTAGACTCTCGCATCGGGTTGTTCTACCGCGGCCACCGCTCCGGAACTGCCGAGTTCCTGTTGCGGACCCGGGCCGCCGATGCCGAGCTGCTCCTCTCGCTCTGCGCCCAGACCGACAATCCGCGCACCAAGGCCGGGGACCGAACCCGGCTGCCGGAGCAGCCGGCCGCACTGGACACCCTATCCGGTCAGGGAGCGGGCACCGGCACTGTGTTCCCGGACTTCCTGCTGGCCCCCGGCATTGACACCGGCCAGCCGTTGCACACCCTCGAGGAACTCGAGGCGCTCACCCTGCACGACAGCCCCGTCGAAAACACCGACTCCTACACGGCACTAAACGCCCCGGGTGCCGGCGTCGACGGGCTCACCCGCCCGCAACGCCACCTGCAGGGCCTGCTGAACCTATTGCGCGCAAACGGACGGCCCGGCTCCGGGAAGAAGGCCACCGGCCTGCCCTCGCCCCAGCTGCTGATCATCGCCCAGCTCGAGGACCTCGAAGCCCGGAGCACGGGGACCGGACGCACCGCCCACGGACAGCGGCTCACCCCGGCTGAACTGCGGCAGGAACTGTGCCATGCCGGGGCCATCCCGATGATCATGAACGGTCCGTCCCGGATCCTGGACCTCGGTCGGAGTGAACGCTACTTCCCGGAGTACCTTCGTCAGGCGATCCTGGCCAGGGATGGCGGCTGCATCGTCCCCGGGTGCACCGTGCCACCCGAGCACTGCGAAATCCACCATCTGGTTCCATGGGAAGCCGGCGGACGCACAGGCATCCGCGACGGCACCCCGGCCTGTTCCAACCACCACCATGCCTTCCACACCGGACAGATCCGCGCCGAGCTCAACGACGAGGGGCTCCCCGCGGTCATCCTGCCCCGCTTCATGGACCCGGACCAGCAACCCCGGCGCAACCACCATGGGGGTCCGCCGCCGTACCTCGCCACACCGGCGCTTTTCTGA
- the gatA gene encoding Asp-tRNA(Asn)/Glu-tRNA(Gln) amidotransferase subunit GatA, with protein sequence MNEIIKYSATVLAAKLRSGELTSVQAVQACLDRIAAVDGGENGVNAFLHVNTEQALAVAAEVDAIRAAGGAEAEALHPLAGVPIAVKDLIVTIGQPTTAGSKMLEGWMSPYDATVVEKIRAAKMPILGKTNLDEFAMGSSTEHSAYGPTRNPWDLGRIPGGSGGGSAAAVAAFEAPLALGTDTGGSIRQPGAVTGTVGVKPTYGGVSRYGAIAMASSLDQIGPVSRTVLDSAYLHELIGGHDPADSTSLNEPVPALVEAAELGASGDMTGVRVGVIKELQGEGYEPGVQARFNESLEALRAAGAEIVEVSCPNFKYALGAYYLIMPSEVSSNLAKFDGVRFGKRVLPAEGPVTIERVMAATRAAGFGDEVKRRIILGTYALSAGYYDAYYGSAQKVRTLIQRDFAAAFELADVLISPTSPTVAFELGSRTSDPLSMYLNDVATIPANMAGVPGITVPGGLSEGLPVGIQFLAPAREDARLYRAGAALEKLLEDSWGGPLINQAPELTETTKEGVA encoded by the coding sequence ATGAACGAGATCATTAAGTACTCCGCCACCGTGCTCGCTGCCAAGCTGCGGTCCGGTGAGCTCACCTCGGTGCAGGCCGTCCAAGCATGCCTCGATCGCATTGCCGCGGTTGACGGCGGCGAAAACGGCGTCAACGCCTTCCTGCACGTCAACACCGAGCAGGCCTTGGCCGTTGCCGCCGAGGTCGACGCCATCCGCGCCGCTGGCGGAGCAGAAGCCGAGGCGCTGCACCCGCTGGCCGGCGTCCCGATCGCAGTCAAGGATCTGATCGTCACCATCGGACAGCCGACAACTGCCGGCTCGAAAATGCTCGAGGGCTGGATGAGCCCCTACGATGCGACGGTAGTCGAAAAGATCCGCGCCGCCAAGATGCCAATCCTGGGCAAGACGAACCTGGACGAATTCGCCATGGGTTCCTCCACCGAACACTCCGCCTACGGGCCGACTCGCAACCCGTGGGATCTGGGCCGGATCCCCGGCGGTTCAGGCGGCGGTTCGGCCGCAGCCGTTGCCGCCTTCGAGGCACCGCTGGCACTGGGCACCGATACCGGTGGCTCAATCCGCCAGCCCGGCGCCGTCACCGGCACCGTCGGCGTCAAACCGACCTACGGTGGCGTTTCGCGCTACGGGGCCATCGCCATGGCCTCCTCGCTGGACCAGATCGGCCCGGTCTCCCGGACCGTGCTCGACTCGGCCTACCTCCACGAGCTGATCGGCGGGCACGACCCGGCCGACTCCACCTCGCTGAACGAGCCGGTTCCGGCACTGGTCGAGGCGGCCGAACTCGGTGCCTCCGGTGACATGACCGGCGTGCGAGTCGGCGTCATCAAGGAACTGCAGGGCGAGGGCTACGAACCCGGCGTCCAGGCCCGTTTCAACGAGTCGCTTGAGGCACTGCGTGCAGCTGGCGCCGAAATCGTCGAGGTCTCCTGCCCGAACTTCAAGTACGCCCTCGGCGCCTACTACCTGATCATGCCCTCCGAAGTATCCTCGAATCTGGCTAAGTTCGACGGCGTCCGCTTCGGCAAGCGCGTGCTGCCGGCCGAAGGCCCGGTCACCATCGAACGCGTCATGGCAGCCACTCGCGCCGCCGGCTTCGGCGACGAGGTCAAGCGCCGCATCATCCTGGGCACCTACGCGCTCTCGGCCGGTTACTACGACGCCTACTATGGTTCGGCACAGAAAGTCCGCACGCTCATCCAGCGCGACTTCGCCGCAGCGTTCGAACTCGCCGATGTGCTGATCTCTCCGACCTCGCCCACAGTGGCGTTTGAGCTCGGCTCACGGACCAGCGACCCGTTGTCGATGTACCTCAACGACGTCGCGACCATTCCGGCGAACATGGCTGGCGTACCGGGCATCACCGTTCCCGGTGGCTTGTCTGAGGGCCTTCCGGTCGGCATCCAGTTCCTGGCCCCGGCCCGGGAAGACGCCCGGCTCTACCGTGCCGGCGCCGCACTGGAGAAGCTGCTTGAAGACTCCTGGGGCGGTCCATTGATCAACCAGGCACCCGAACTGACCGAAACCACCAAGGAAGGTGTCGCCTAG
- a CDS encoding thiamine pyrophosphate-dependent enzyme — translation MSTVATMVIAALADLGVKTVWGVVGDALNPLTDAIRTDGRLEWVGVRHEEVAAFAAGAQSQLTGTLGVCMGTVGPGSIHLLNGLYDAKKSHTPVLAICGQVPSEEIGSDFFQEVDNDRLFSDVAVFARTVTSAAQMPYLLEQAVNTAMARRGVAVLSIPGDIGAQQLERDTVANFVDLERPVAAHPEAVRSAAKALNAAERVTMLVGMGSRDAKNLVLEVADRLAAPIVLTLKAKEKLEEANRFQIGQAGLIGNPAAQRALEDCQVLLMVGTDFPYRDSYPEGKTVIQIDSRGEHIGRRTLVTHGVVGDAGLTLTALLSELETKDDRSHLDEARGKYVQWSKRVSKLAGSGYDITLVGRARALADNPQGAIRPEAVAAAIDRHASGSAIFTSDTGMATVWLARYVSMGEHRRLLGSYNLGSMANAMPQALGASALDRTRQVVAFCGDGGLTMLMGDLLTAVAYNLPVKLVVFNNGRLGMVKLEQEQGGLPEFGTVLKNPDLAAVGRACGLHGIRVEAAGELDAAVQQALAHDGPVLLDVVTNPDEISIPPNASVGQAWGFAIAKIKESLSSNETP, via the coding sequence ATGAGCACCGTGGCAACGATGGTCATCGCAGCCCTGGCCGATCTTGGTGTTAAGACTGTATGGGGTGTGGTGGGCGATGCCTTGAACCCGCTAACCGACGCCATTCGGACCGATGGCCGGCTGGAATGGGTGGGTGTGCGGCACGAGGAGGTCGCGGCCTTTGCCGCCGGAGCCCAGTCACAGCTGACCGGAACCCTGGGCGTCTGCATGGGAACCGTAGGCCCGGGGTCGATCCACCTGCTCAATGGACTCTATGATGCAAAGAAATCCCATACTCCGGTGCTCGCCATCTGCGGCCAGGTACCCAGCGAAGAGATCGGCAGTGACTTCTTCCAGGAGGTCGACAATGACCGGCTTTTCAGCGATGTTGCGGTCTTCGCACGCACCGTGACCAGTGCGGCCCAGATGCCCTATCTGCTGGAACAGGCAGTGAATACGGCCATGGCCCGCCGCGGTGTCGCCGTGTTATCCATCCCCGGCGATATCGGCGCCCAGCAACTTGAACGAGACACTGTGGCAAACTTCGTCGATCTGGAACGGCCCGTCGCGGCCCACCCCGAAGCGGTGCGGTCTGCGGCCAAGGCCCTGAACGCCGCGGAGCGGGTGACCATGCTGGTGGGCATGGGGTCGCGCGACGCGAAGAATCTGGTCCTGGAGGTCGCCGATCGACTTGCCGCACCCATAGTATTGACGCTCAAAGCCAAGGAGAAGTTGGAAGAGGCGAACCGGTTCCAGATCGGGCAGGCCGGTTTAATCGGGAACCCCGCAGCCCAACGCGCACTCGAAGACTGCCAGGTGCTGCTGATGGTGGGAACGGATTTCCCCTACCGTGATTCGTACCCCGAGGGTAAGACAGTTATCCAAATCGACAGTAGGGGTGAACACATCGGTCGCCGGACCCTGGTGACCCATGGTGTGGTTGGGGACGCCGGACTGACGCTGACTGCCTTATTGTCCGAACTTGAAACCAAGGACGACCGATCGCATTTGGACGAAGCCCGCGGCAAATACGTGCAGTGGAGCAAACGGGTTTCGAAATTAGCCGGCTCAGGCTACGACATCACCTTGGTGGGTCGGGCTCGGGCGTTGGCTGATAATCCGCAGGGGGCCATTCGCCCGGAGGCGGTAGCCGCGGCGATTGATCGGCATGCTTCGGGATCGGCGATCTTCACCTCGGATACCGGGATGGCGACAGTGTGGTTGGCCCGCTACGTGAGCATGGGTGAGCACCGTAGGCTGTTGGGCTCCTACAACCTCGGGTCCATGGCCAACGCCATGCCCCAGGCGTTAGGTGCATCCGCCCTGGACCGTACCCGACAAGTGGTGGCCTTCTGCGGAGACGGCGGTCTAACCATGCTGATGGGTGATCTTTTGACGGCGGTCGCATACAACTTGCCGGTGAAGCTGGTGGTGTTCAACAACGGCCGGTTGGGCATGGTCAAACTGGAGCAGGAACAGGGGGGATTGCCGGAGTTTGGAACAGTTTTGAAGAACCCCGACCTTGCTGCGGTAGGACGAGCCTGCGGACTGCACGGTATCCGTGTGGAGGCTGCGGGCGAGCTGGACGCCGCGGTCCAGCAGGCTCTGGCACATGACGGACCCGTGCTGTTGGACGTGGTGACGAACCCGGATGAAATCTCCATTCCACCTAATGCATCGGTCGGGCAGGCCTGGGGCTTTGCCATCGCCAAAATTAAGGAGAGTTTGTCGTCGAATGAAACTCCCTGA
- a CDS encoding aminoglycoside phosphotransferase family protein yields the protein MPEYRDGSAALRPKPAADVDTGPGVVRELLAEQHPDLSGRELEFAGDGWDNAVYRLGEELAVRLPRRANAHSLLLNELRWLPFLAPRLPLPVPGALWQGRPSAGYPYHWAIVPWFEGVSAASVPALGRDAYAVDLARFLRALHVPAPADAPFNPVRGVPLATRDEAVRGRLGSGLLPDAAALEAIWDDSLAATKHAGPALWLHGDLHPHNLLVDSSFTGARITAVIDFGDLTAGDPASDLAAAWLHFHPAREGPVPPGAGRRFLLHAGGLGSGPGLGTALRGADGDAAAGGPAA from the coding sequence ATGCCGGAGTACCGGGACGGGTCGGCGGCACTCCGGCCCAAGCCCGCCGCCGATGTGGACACAGGCCCCGGGGTGGTGCGCGAACTGCTCGCCGAACAACACCCTGACCTGTCAGGCCGGGAGTTGGAATTCGCCGGCGACGGTTGGGACAACGCCGTCTACCGGCTCGGGGAGGAGTTGGCGGTGCGGCTGCCGCGGCGGGCCAATGCGCATTCGCTATTGCTCAACGAGCTACGCTGGCTGCCGTTCCTTGCCCCGCGGTTGCCGCTGCCCGTCCCGGGTGCGTTGTGGCAGGGTCGGCCCAGTGCCGGCTACCCCTATCACTGGGCCATCGTGCCCTGGTTCGAGGGGGTCAGCGCCGCATCGGTTCCGGCGCTCGGGCGCGATGCCTACGCCGTTGACCTGGCCCGGTTCCTGCGCGCGCTGCACGTCCCGGCGCCGGCCGATGCGCCGTTCAACCCGGTGCGCGGTGTGCCGCTGGCCACCCGCGACGAGGCGGTGCGCGGACGACTGGGCTCCGGGCTGCTTCCCGATGCCGCAGCGTTGGAGGCGATCTGGGACGATTCCCTGGCCGCGACGAAGCACGCGGGGCCGGCGCTGTGGCTGCACGGAGACCTGCACCCGCACAACCTGCTGGTTGACTCATCCTTTACTGGCGCGCGGATCACTGCGGTGATCGACTTCGGCGACCTGACCGCGGGGGACCCCGCAAGCGATCTGGCTGCTGCGTGGCTGCATTTTCACCCGGCGCGGGAGGGCCCTGTTCCGCCGGGAGCTGGCCGCCGATTCCTGCTACACGCCGGCGGCCTGGGTTCGGGCCCGGGGTTGGGCACTGCACTTCGGGGCGCTGATGGCGATGCTGCCGCCGGGGGACCCGCTGCATGA